A genome region from Mycolicibacterium litorale includes the following:
- the pth gene encoding aminoacyl-tRNA hydrolase — protein sequence MAEPLLVVGLGNPGPNYAKTRHNLGFMVADLLAGRIGSGFKVHRKSGAEIVTGRLAGRSVVVAKPRTYMNESGRNVGPLAKFYSVAPADVIVVHDELDIDFGRIRLKAGGGVAGHNGLKSVAAALGTKDFQRVRVGVGRPPGRKDPATYVLETFNATERPEVPTICEQAADATEMLIAQGLEPAQNIVHAWA from the coding sequence ATGGCCGAGCCGTTGCTGGTGGTGGGCCTGGGCAACCCCGGGCCCAACTACGCCAAGACCCGCCACAACCTCGGCTTCATGGTCGCCGACCTGCTGGCCGGGCGGATCGGTTCAGGATTCAAGGTGCACCGGAAATCGGGTGCCGAGATCGTGACCGGTCGCCTGGCGGGCAGGTCCGTCGTGGTGGCCAAACCGCGGACGTACATGAACGAGTCGGGCCGCAACGTCGGTCCGCTCGCGAAGTTCTACTCCGTGGCGCCCGCCGACGTTATCGTCGTCCACGACGAACTCGACATCGACTTCGGCCGCATCCGGTTGAAGGCCGGCGGCGGCGTCGCCGGCCACAACGGGCTGAAGTCCGTCGCGGCGGCATTGGGCACCAAGGACTTCCAGCGGGTACGCGTGGGAGTCGGCCGCCCGCCGGGGCGCAAGGATCCGGCGACGTACGTGCTCGAGACGTTCAACGCCACCGAACGGCCCGAGGTGCCCACGATCTGCGAACAGGCCGCCGACGCGACCGAGATGCTGATCGCCCAGGGCCTGGAACCCGCGCAGAACATCGTGCACGCCTGGGCCTGA
- a CDS encoding ATP-binding cassette domain-containing protein — translation MTPAIEAIDLVKRFGEQTAVDGVSFTVPAGTVLGLLGPNGAGKTTTVRMMTTLTEPTSGTARVAGFDVRREPDQVRRNMGLTGQVATVDELLTGRENIRMIGGLYGIRRKELERLGTELLERFSLAEAGDRVVKSYSGGMRRRLDLAVSLLAAPPVLFLDEPTTGLDPRSRTELWDVLRDLVAGGTTLLLTTQYLEEADQLADNIVVIDKGRIIAQGSPLELKRQAGNASLVVTVADESDLAAAQALLAKTGAEVFVDTGARRLTASADGLADMVRVAGWLRDSDIEVDDIGLSRPSLDDVFLTLTGHRTEDEEVGA, via the coding sequence ATGACACCGGCCATCGAAGCGATCGACCTGGTGAAGCGGTTCGGCGAGCAGACAGCGGTGGACGGGGTGAGCTTCACCGTGCCTGCGGGTACGGTCCTCGGCCTGCTCGGCCCCAACGGTGCGGGCAAGACCACCACCGTGCGGATGATGACCACGCTGACCGAACCGACCAGCGGCACCGCCCGCGTCGCGGGCTTCGACGTCCGCCGCGAACCCGACCAGGTGCGTCGCAACATGGGGCTCACCGGGCAGGTCGCCACCGTCGATGAACTGCTCACCGGCCGCGAGAACATTCGGATGATCGGCGGGCTCTACGGCATCCGCCGCAAGGAACTCGAGCGGTTGGGTACCGAACTGCTGGAGCGGTTCTCGCTCGCCGAGGCCGGCGACCGGGTGGTCAAGTCCTACAGCGGCGGCATGCGGCGGCGCCTGGACCTCGCGGTGAGCCTGCTGGCGGCGCCTCCGGTGCTGTTCCTCGACGAACCGACCACGGGTCTCGACCCGCGCAGCCGCACCGAGCTGTGGGACGTGCTGCGCGACCTCGTCGCCGGGGGCACGACGCTGCTGCTCACCACGCAGTATCTCGAGGAGGCCGATCAGCTGGCCGACAACATCGTGGTGATCGACAAGGGCCGCATCATCGCGCAGGGTTCACCGCTGGAGCTCAAACGTCAGGCCGGTAACGCCAGCCTGGTGGTGACGGTGGCCGACGAGAGCGACCTCGCGGCCGCACAGGCACTGCTGGCGAAGACCGGTGCGGAGGTGTTCGTCGACACGGGCGCCCGCCGGCTCACTGCCTCCGCCGACGGGCTGGCCGACATGGTTCGCGTGGCCGGCTGGCTGCGCGACAGCGACATCGAGGTCGACGACATCGGGTTGTCGCGCCCCTCCCTCGACGATGTGTTCCTGACGCTGACCGGCCACCGCACCGAGGACGAGGAGGTCGGCGCATGA
- a CDS encoding 50S ribosomal protein L25/general stress protein Ctc: protein MAKTKAHTPNNLSVRVRTETGKGASRRARREGKVPAVLYGHGTDPQHLELPARELAAVLRNFGTNAVLTLDIEGTEALALPKQLEIHPIRRNIQHVDLIVVRRGEKVTVEVNVLVEGDATPGALVTQEANTVEIESDAMSIPESLTISVEGVDAGTQITAGQIELPAGVTLISDPELLVVNVVAAPTEEELESEGGGASLEEQAAEVAEAEAEPAAEESAE, encoded by the coding sequence ATGGCCAAGACCAAGGCCCACACCCCGAACAACCTGAGCGTCCGAGTCCGCACCGAGACCGGCAAGGGCGCCTCCCGCCGCGCCCGTCGTGAGGGCAAGGTGCCCGCCGTCCTCTACGGCCACGGCACCGACCCGCAGCACCTCGAGCTCCCCGCCCGAGAGCTGGCGGCCGTCCTGCGCAACTTCGGCACCAACGCGGTTCTCACGCTCGACATCGAGGGCACCGAGGCGCTCGCGCTGCCCAAGCAGCTCGAGATCCACCCGATCCGCCGCAACATCCAGCACGTCGACCTCATCGTCGTGCGCCGCGGCGAGAAGGTCACCGTCGAGGTCAACGTCCTCGTCGAGGGTGACGCCACGCCGGGCGCGCTGGTGACGCAGGAGGCCAACACCGTCGAGATCGAATCCGACGCGATGTCGATCCCCGAATCGCTCACCATCTCGGTCGAGGGCGTTGATGCGGGCACGCAGATCACCGCCGGCCAGATCGAGCTGCCCGCCGGCGTCACGCTGATCTCCGATCCCGAGCTGCTCGTGGTCAACGTCGTCGCGGCGCCGACCGAGGAAGAGCTCGAGTCCGAGGGTGGCGGCGCGTCGCTCGAGGAGCAGGCCGCCGAGGTCGCCGAAGCCGAGGCCGAGCCGGCCGCCGAGGAATCGGCCGAGTAA
- a CDS encoding DUF488 domain-containing protein, which yields MTLLTAGHGRLSGDELAALLRGAGVTSLVDIRRFPGSRAHPDMSRDAMSSWLPAGGIAYRWEERLGGRRRLPPDAPREDPWWQVEQFAAYAAHTRTEEFDAALGEVLGESASRTVLVMCSESVWWRCHRRLVADVAVLRFRADVSHLMHDGRVTPHPVAPGARLRDDGFVVWDG from the coding sequence GTGACGCTGCTGACCGCGGGGCACGGCCGGCTCTCGGGTGACGAGTTGGCCGCGCTGCTGCGAGGTGCGGGCGTGACGTCGCTCGTCGACATCCGGCGCTTCCCCGGCAGCCGCGCCCATCCCGACATGTCGCGCGACGCCATGTCGTCGTGGTTACCTGCCGGCGGCATCGCCTACCGCTGGGAGGAGCGCCTCGGTGGGCGGCGACGGCTGCCGCCCGACGCGCCACGTGAGGACCCGTGGTGGCAGGTCGAGCAGTTCGCCGCCTACGCCGCCCACACCAGAACCGAGGAGTTCGACGCCGCACTCGGCGAGGTGCTCGGCGAAAGCGCCTCGCGCACAGTGCTCGTCATGTGCAGTGAGAGCGTGTGGTGGCGGTGCCACCGCCGCCTGGTCGCCGACGTCGCGGTGCTGCGGTTTCGCGCCGACGTCAGCCACCTCATGCACGACGGCAGGGTGACACCGCATCCGGTGGCGCCGGGTGCGCGGCTGCGCGACGACGGATTCGTCGTCTGGGACGGCTAG
- a CDS encoding ABC transporter permease → MVKRNMIHTKRMPEMLSDVTAQPIMFVLLFAFVFGASITNTGGASYREFLLPGIQAQTIVFSAFVVASGITADVEKGIIDRFRSLPISRSSVLIGRSIASVIHSSLGVVVMALTGLAIGWRIRGSVGEAVLAFALLLLFGFGMIWFGILIGSLMRTVEAVNGVMFTALFPMTFLANTFVPTEPMPHWLRVIAEWNPVSSLAQAMRELWGNGGPAAPDAQLPLHHPVLATVLWSLALTAVFAPFALRAYAKRTGG, encoded by the coding sequence ATGGTGAAACGCAACATGATCCACACCAAGCGCATGCCGGAGATGCTGAGCGACGTGACCGCTCAGCCGATCATGTTCGTACTGCTGTTCGCCTTCGTGTTCGGCGCGTCGATCACCAACACCGGCGGGGCGTCCTATCGGGAGTTCCTGCTACCCGGCATCCAGGCGCAGACCATCGTGTTCTCCGCGTTCGTGGTGGCGTCCGGCATCACCGCCGACGTCGAGAAGGGCATCATCGACCGGTTCCGATCGCTGCCGATCTCGCGGTCCTCGGTGCTCATCGGGCGCAGCATCGCCAGCGTGATCCACTCCTCGCTGGGTGTGGTCGTGATGGCGCTGACCGGCCTGGCGATCGGGTGGCGGATCCGCGGCAGCGTGGGCGAGGCGGTGCTGGCCTTCGCGCTGCTGCTGCTGTTCGGGTTCGGGATGATCTGGTTCGGCATCCTGATCGGCTCGCTGATGCGCACGGTCGAGGCGGTCAACGGCGTCATGTTCACTGCGCTGTTCCCGATGACGTTCCTGGCCAACACGTTCGTGCCGACCGAACCGATGCCGCACTGGCTGCGGGTGATCGCCGAGTGGAACCCGGTGTCCTCGCTGGCGCAGGCGATGCGGGAACTGTGGGGCAACGGCGGCCCGGCCGCCCCGGACGCCCAGCTGCCGCTGCATCACCCGGTGCTCGCGACCGTGCTGTGGTCGCTGGCGTTGACGGCGGTCTTCGCGCCGTTCGCACTGCGCGCGTACGCCAAGCGCACCGGGGGCTGA